The following proteins come from a genomic window of Salvia hispanica cultivar TCC Black 2014 chromosome 4, UniMelb_Shisp_WGS_1.0, whole genome shotgun sequence:
- the LOC125219439 gene encoding protein TIC 20-v, chloroplastic-like: protein MVAMTMTYLVVSPSTTTTTNTRALSSSFRKLTLANPPSPLLHTPTLPSRIPKPSKFAAQSKGNDSADAPDRLISAMVYFYPFFDGVQYGKYILTQFTPFQALIQPLVPAIRVFKSFPFNGFLVFLTLYFVVVRNQNFSRYVRFNTMQAIVLDVLLIFPDLLERTFNPRDGVGLDVLMSLDSTVFLFLLVSLIYGSSACLLGNLPRLPIVAEAADRQVL, encoded by the coding sequence atGGTGGCCATGACCATGACTTACCTAGTGGTCTCtccctccaccaccaccacaacCAATACAAGGGCGCTTTCCTCCTCATTCCGGAAACTCACGCTCGCGAATCCTCCATCGCCACTCCTCCACACCCCCACTCTGCCCTCGCGAATCCCCAAACCGTCCAAATTCGCCGCCCAATCCAAGGGCAACGACTCCGCCGACGCGCCGGACCGCCTCATCTCCGCCATGGTCTACTTCTACCCCTTCTTCGACGGCGTCCAGTACGGCAAATACATCCTCACGCAGTTCACCCCCTTCCAGGCCCTAATCCAGCCGCTCGTCCCCGCGATTAGAGTCTTCAAGAGCTTCCCCTTCAACGGATTCCTCGTCTTCCTCACGCTCTATTTCGTCGTCGTCAGGAATCAGAACTTCAGCAGGTACGTCAGGTTCAACACTATGCAGGCGATTGTCCTCGATGTGCTGCTGATTTTCCCTGACCTGCTGGAGCGGACGTTCAATCCGAGGGACGGCGTTGGATTGGATGTGTTGATGAGTCTGGATAGCACCGTGTTTTTGTTCCTGTTGGTTTCCTTGATCTACGGCTCCTCTGCTTGCTTGCTCGGAAACCTTCCTAGATTGCCGATCGTTGCTGAGGCTGCTGACAGGCAGGTATTGTGA